Proteins from one Mucilaginibacter jinjuensis genomic window:
- a CDS encoding TCR/Tet family MFS transporter translates to MSEQPKRQAALGFIFVTLLIDITGFGIIIPVLPKLLEHLIHGNLSDAARYGGWMTFAYSFMQFLFAPVLGNLSDKYGRRPVLLGSLLGFAVDYTFLAFAPTVWWLFVGRIIAGITGASFTTGSAYIADISTPEKRAQNFGIIGAAFGLGFIIGPVLGGVLGQYSTKLPFLAAAGLALINAIYGFFILPESLAPEHRRPFEWKRANPVGSLMQLKKYPAVSGLIASLILIYIAAHAVQSTWTFFTMSRFSWTESLVGYSLGLVGLLSGLVQGLLIRVTIPKLGQKKSIVLGLLLYTIALTLFAFATQSWMMFAILALYALGGIAGPAIQGLISGQIPPNEQGELQGGLTSLMSVTSIIGPPLMTTLFAWFTGKNAPVYFPGASFLMGAVLMLASTLLAVRNFKRAKQKVQPE, encoded by the coding sequence ATCCCTGTACTGCCTAAACTGCTGGAGCACCTGATCCACGGCAACCTGAGCGATGCGGCACGCTATGGCGGCTGGATGACCTTTGCCTATTCGTTTATGCAATTTTTGTTTGCACCGGTATTGGGTAACCTGAGTGACAAATATGGCCGCAGGCCGGTTTTATTAGGGTCGTTGCTGGGTTTTGCTGTCGATTATACTTTCCTGGCCTTTGCGCCTACCGTTTGGTGGCTATTTGTGGGTCGAATTATTGCCGGTATTACAGGGGCAAGCTTTACTACGGGCTCGGCATATATTGCGGACATTAGTACACCCGAAAAACGGGCACAAAACTTCGGGATTATTGGTGCAGCATTTGGACTGGGTTTTATTATAGGCCCTGTACTGGGTGGTGTTTTAGGGCAGTACAGTACTAAGCTTCCCTTTCTTGCGGCGGCCGGACTGGCATTAATTAATGCTATTTACGGTTTCTTTATCCTGCCCGAGTCTTTAGCTCCCGAACATCGCAGACCTTTTGAATGGAAGCGTGCTAACCCGGTTGGCTCATTAATGCAGTTGAAAAAGTATCCGGCAGTAAGCGGATTAATTGCTTCACTCATTTTGATTTACATTGCCGCACATGCCGTACAAAGCACTTGGACATTCTTCACCATGTCGCGCTTTAGCTGGACGGAATCATTGGTAGGCTATTCATTAGGACTGGTTGGTTTACTTTCCGGCTTAGTACAGGGTTTACTGATCCGTGTTACCATTCCAAAACTGGGGCAAAAGAAAAGTATTGTTTTAGGCTTGCTTCTCTATACCATTGCATTAACCCTTTTCGCTTTTGCTACCCAAAGCTGGATGATGTTTGCCATACTTGCCTTGTATGCACTTGGCGGTATTGCGGGGCCTGCTATACAAGGCTTAATCAGCGGCCAGATCCCGCCAAATGAGCAAGGTGAATTACAGGGAGGCTTAACCAGTTTAATGAGTGTTACTTCGATAATTGGCCCTCCTTTAATGACTACCTTATTTGCCTGGTTTACTGGTAAAAATGCACCTGTATATTTCCCGGGCGCATCATTTTTAATGGGTGCTGTGTTGATGCTAGCCAGTACCCTGCTTGCTGTGCGCAATTTTAAACGCGCTAAACAAAAAGTTCAGCCCGAATAA